A window of the Deinococcus gobiensis I-0 genome harbors these coding sequences:
- a CDS encoding tRNA (cytidine(34)-2'-O)-methyltransferase, with translation MSEITPAAAPLLHVVLFEPEKAGNVGNVARTCAVLGAELHLVRPFGFHLHDREFRRAVMDYLEGVTLHEHASWTAFQDTLGPGARVFAFSTHATGLHTRAGFRRGDYLLFGPESRGLPAWLRDALPRVKLPQPGHGRSLNLSVAVGIAAFEAGRQIEGW, from the coding sequence ATGTCTGAGATCACCCCGGCCGCCGCGCCCCTGCTGCACGTCGTCCTGTTCGAGCCGGAGAAGGCGGGCAACGTCGGCAACGTGGCGCGCACCTGCGCCGTGCTGGGGGCCGAGCTGCACCTCGTCCGGCCCTTCGGCTTCCACCTGCACGACCGCGAGTTCCGGCGGGCGGTCATGGACTACCTGGAAGGCGTGACGCTGCACGAACACGCGAGCTGGACGGCCTTTCAGGACACCCTGGGGCCGGGGGCGCGCGTCTTCGCCTTCTCGACCCACGCGACGGGCCTGCACACCCGCGCGGGCTTCCGGCGGGGCGACTACCTGCTGTTCGGCCCCGAATCGCGCGGGCTGCCCGCCTGGCTGCGCGACGCCCTGCCGCGCGTGAAGTTGCCGCAGCCCGGGCACGGCCGCAGCCTGAACCTCAGCGTGGCGGTGGGAATCGCCGCCTTCGAGGCCGGACGCCAGATCGAGGGCTGGTAG
- a CDS encoding HNH endonuclease gives MNTAGTGGEEVHIPRAAPDLNAPRVLVLNASYEPLHVTSAKRAITLLQYGVAEVLQNSAEVVRSPSTVLPIPSVIRLRRYVRRPRVHPVPFNRRNVLRRDTFTCQYCGSADDLTLDHVMPRSRGGRHGWDNVTTACRACNQRKGNRTPDEAGMPLRTRPRAPTFGVYAHGQFAHWQPVWAQYLGGQ, from the coding sequence ATGAACACGGCCGGAACTGGAGGGGAAGAAGTCCACATACCGCGCGCGGCACCGGACCTGAACGCGCCGCGCGTCCTGGTGCTCAACGCGTCCTATGAACCGCTGCACGTCACGAGCGCCAAGCGGGCGATCACGCTGCTCCAGTACGGCGTGGCCGAGGTGCTGCAAAACAGCGCGGAGGTGGTCCGGTCGCCCAGCACCGTCCTGCCGATTCCCAGCGTCATCCGGCTGCGGCGCTACGTGCGCCGGCCGCGCGTGCATCCCGTGCCCTTCAACCGGCGCAACGTGCTGCGGCGCGACACCTTCACCTGCCAGTACTGCGGCAGCGCCGACGACCTCACGCTCGACCACGTCATGCCGCGTTCGCGCGGCGGGCGTCACGGCTGGGACAACGTGACCACCGCCTGCCGCGCCTGCAACCAGCGCAAGGGCAACCGCACCCCCGACGAGGCCGGGATGCCGCTGCGCACCCGCCCGCGCGCGCCGACCTTCGGGGTATATGCCCACGGACAGTTCGCGCACTGGCAACCCGTGTGGGCGCAGTACCTGGGCGGCCAGTAG
- a CDS encoding transcriptional regulator has protein sequence MTWEQTEHYLREQIRAQPRGFQTALAERLGISQPAVAQFVGGGKSIPTSHLSAILDMLGLELSVQPRSPQGARP, from the coding sequence ATGACCTGGGAACAGACCGAACACTATCTCCGTGAGCAGATCCGGGCGCAGCCACGCGGATTCCAGACCGCGCTGGCCGAGCGCCTGGGCATCTCGCAGCCCGCCGTGGCGCAGTTCGTCGGGGGCGGAAAGAGCATCCCGACCTCGCACCTCTCGGCCATCCTCGACATGCTGGGCCTCGAACTGAGCGTGCAGCCCCGCAGTCCCCAGGGAGCGCGGCCGTGA
- a CDS encoding MarC family protein: MTTEIVAIITQTFLTMLVVMDPIGLAPIFIGLAGNRPAFERRRIALKASLVAGGIILLFGLVGRALLEHLGISLSAFRIAGGILLFMIALDMVFARPSGSKETPEEEREAQERQDISVFPLAIPLIAGPGTLASIMIQANTAHGNPVLLLAVFAMTGVVLWLCYLALRLSGQIGRVIGVTGVHVVTRVLGVLLGALAVQYIADGTLELMRGGLRPG; the protein is encoded by the coding sequence ATGACCACCGAGATCGTGGCGATCATCACCCAGACCTTCCTGACGATGCTGGTGGTCATGGACCCCATCGGGCTGGCCCCCATCTTCATCGGGCTGGCCGGCAACCGGCCCGCCTTCGAGCGCCGCCGCATCGCCCTCAAGGCCTCGCTGGTGGCGGGCGGCATCATCCTGCTGTTCGGGCTGGTGGGCCGGGCCCTGCTCGAGCACCTGGGCATCAGCCTGAGCGCCTTCCGCATCGCGGGGGGCATCCTGCTGTTCATGATCGCGCTGGACATGGTCTTCGCGCGCCCCAGCGGCAGCAAGGAGACCCCCGAGGAGGAGCGCGAGGCCCAGGAACGCCAGGACATCAGCGTGTTCCCGCTGGCGATCCCGCTCATCGCCGGACCCGGCACGCTGGCGAGCATCATGATCCAGGCGAACACGGCGCACGGCAACCCGGTGCTGCTGCTGGCCGTGTTCGCCATGACAGGCGTCGTGCTGTGGCTGTGTTACCTCGCCCTGCGCCTGAGCGGCCAGATCGGGCGGGTCATCGGCGTGACCGGCGTGCATGTGGTCACGCGCGTGCTGGGCGTGCTGCTGGGCGCGCTGGCCGTGCAGTACATCGCCGACGGCACCCTGGAACTCATGCGCGGCGGCCTGCGCCCCGGCTGA
- the speA gene encoding biosynthetic arginine decarboxylase yields the protein MTATNTNFSTTDAAELYQVPNWAGGWFRVSDKGALEVTPAPGLHAPLRAIVDEIVDRGESLPVILRFPQVLAGRVKHLNEAFQAAITEYNYSGHYQGVFPIKVNQRRMVVESVAAAGYDYAHGLEAGSKAELALCLAQKMHPDALLCCNGFKDDGFIKLALWGRTLGKNVVITIEKFTELERILKQARALGVKPAIGVRFKLHARGSGQWEESGGDQAKFGLNAYELLRVVERLREENMLDSLVMLHTHIGSQITDIRRVKVAVREATQTYAGLIAAGAQLKYLNVGGGLGVDYDGSKTTFYASMNYTVKEYAADVVYTVQEVCKARNVPEPVIVSESGRALTAHHAVLILPVVDVTGPTRDLENLAPPSPDSHQVVKDMEEILEKITARNYRESYNDAVGDKGTLHNLFDLGYVTLGDRARGEALFNAILRKIAKLIANEKYVPDELEDLQKVLADKYICNFSLFQSLPDNWAIQALFPIVPLDRLAEKPTRQATLVDITCDSDGKIEKFIDLRDVKATLPLHDPGDKPYYLGVFLMGAYQDVLGSAHNLFGKVSEAHITVRPGGRFNIDLFVRGQKARRMIESMGYEEPMLRDAIEDQADAAIKAGILTTDQENELLEDYGEELLGYTYLEYES from the coding sequence ATGACTGCCACCAACACCAATTTCTCGACCACCGACGCCGCCGAACTGTACCAGGTGCCCAACTGGGCGGGCGGCTGGTTCCGCGTGTCCGACAAGGGCGCGCTCGAAGTCACCCCCGCGCCGGGCCTGCACGCCCCGCTGCGCGCCATCGTGGACGAGATCGTCGACCGGGGCGAGAGCCTGCCGGTCATCCTGCGCTTTCCGCAGGTGCTCGCCGGACGCGTCAAGCACCTGAACGAGGCCTTCCAGGCGGCCATCACCGAGTACAACTACAGCGGGCACTACCAGGGCGTGTTTCCGATCAAGGTCAACCAGCGCCGCATGGTCGTCGAGTCGGTGGCCGCCGCCGGCTACGACTACGCGCACGGCCTGGAGGCGGGCAGCAAGGCCGAGCTGGCCCTGTGCCTCGCCCAGAAGATGCACCCCGACGCCCTGCTGTGCTGCAACGGCTTCAAGGACGACGGCTTCATCAAGCTCGCGCTGTGGGGCCGCACGCTCGGCAAGAACGTGGTTATCACCATCGAGAAGTTCACCGAGCTCGAGCGCATCCTCAAGCAGGCCAGGGCGCTGGGGGTCAAGCCGGCCATCGGCGTGCGCTTCAAGCTGCACGCGCGCGGCTCGGGCCAGTGGGAGGAGTCGGGCGGCGACCAGGCCAAGTTCGGCCTGAACGCCTACGAGCTGCTGCGCGTGGTCGAGCGCCTGCGCGAGGAGAACATGCTCGACTCGCTGGTGATGCTCCACACCCACATCGGGTCGCAGATCACCGACATCCGCCGGGTGAAGGTCGCCGTGCGCGAGGCCACCCAGACCTACGCGGGCCTCATCGCGGCGGGCGCGCAGCTCAAGTACCTCAACGTGGGCGGCGGCCTGGGCGTGGACTACGACGGCTCCAAGACCACCTTCTACGCCTCAATGAACTACACGGTCAAGGAGTACGCCGCCGACGTGGTCTACACCGTGCAGGAGGTCTGCAAGGCGAGAAACGTGCCCGAACCCGTCATCGTCTCCGAGTCGGGCCGCGCCCTGACCGCCCACCACGCCGTTCTGATCCTGCCGGTGGTGGACGTGACCGGGCCGACCCGCGACCTGGAAAACCTCGCGCCGCCCAGCCCCGACAGCCACCAGGTCGTCAAGGACATGGAGGAGATCCTCGAGAAGATCACGGCGCGCAACTACCGCGAGTCCTACAACGACGCCGTGGGCGACAAGGGCACGCTGCACAACCTCTTCGACCTGGGCTACGTGACGCTGGGCGACCGGGCGCGCGGCGAGGCGCTGTTCAACGCCATCCTGCGCAAGATCGCCAAGCTCATCGCCAACGAGAAGTACGTCCCCGACGAGCTCGAGGACCTGCAAAAGGTGCTCGCCGACAAGTACATCTGCAACTTCTCGCTATTCCAGAGCCTGCCGGACAACTGGGCCATCCAGGCGCTGTTTCCCATCGTGCCGCTCGACCGCCTGGCCGAGAAGCCCACGCGGCAGGCGACGCTGGTGGACATCACCTGCGACTCTGACGGCAAGATCGAGAAGTTCATCGACCTGCGCGACGTGAAGGCCACGCTGCCCCTGCACGACCCCGGCGACAAGCCCTACTACCTGGGCGTGTTCCTGATGGGTGCGTACCAGGACGTGCTCGGCAGCGCGCACAACCTCTTCGGCAAGGTCAGCGAGGCGCACATCACGGTGCGGCCCGGCGGGCGCTTCAACATCGATCTCTTCGTGCGCGGCCAGAAGGCGCGGCGCATGATCGAGTCGATGGGCTACGAGGAACCCATGCTGCGTGACGCCATCGAGGACCAGGCCGACGCCGCCATCAAGGCCGGCATCCTGACCACCGACCAGGAAAACGAGCTGCTCGAGGACTACGGCGAGGAGCTGCTGGGCTACACCTACCTGGAGTACGAAAGCTGA
- a CDS encoding WGxxGxxG-CTERM domain-containing protein has protein sequence MRTTPLTLTLLLSSPVALAAAPLPGYVQVQSSTDGTTTPTDPGTSGDPVTPGTDTAAPDTTDTTTPADTTTPTDSTDTAAPGSSTDSSASSNVSESAPRGNEFPWGLLGLLGLFGLMGRSRRTPDTTRTVTGTERR, from the coding sequence ATGCGCACGACGCCCCTGACCCTCACGTTGTTGCTCTCTTCTCCAGTGGCCCTGGCCGCCGCGCCCCTGCCCGGCTACGTCCAGGTGCAGTCCTCCACCGACGGCACCACGACACCGACCGACCCGGGGACCTCGGGGGACCCGGTGACGCCCGGCACCGATACGGCCGCGCCGGACACCACCGACACGACCACCCCCGCCGATACCACCACGCCGACCGACTCCACCGATACGGCCGCGCCGGGCAGTTCGACCGACTCGTCGGCCAGCAGCAACGTCTCCGAGAGCGCTCCGCGAGGCAACGAATTTCCCTGGGGCCTGCTGGGCCTGCTGGGCCTGTTCGGGCTGATGGGCCGCAGCCGGAGAACCCCCGACACCACACGCACCGTCACGGGGACCGAGCGGCGCTGA
- the apaG gene encoding Co2+/Mg2+ efflux protein ApaG — protein sequence MTFTPAPGPQTDVPEIDVQVEVRHLPEHSAAQRQVFGYVITIHNRSGDTWQLVARHWDIQDARGRVITVDGEGVVGEQPILAPGARYTYDSFVTLDAAPGVMGGHYVMRDAWGKAAQVPVPPFRLDAGGERVLN from the coding sequence ATGACCTTTACGCCTGCTCCCGGTCCCCAGACCGACGTCCCCGAGATCGACGTGCAGGTGGAGGTGCGCCATCTGCCCGAGCACAGCGCGGCGCAGCGTCAGGTGTTCGGCTACGTCATCACCATCCACAACCGCAGCGGCGACACCTGGCAGCTCGTCGCGCGCCACTGGGACATCCAGGACGCGCGCGGCCGCGTGATCACGGTGGACGGCGAGGGCGTGGTCGGCGAGCAGCCCATCCTCGCGCCCGGCGCGCGTTACACCTACGATTCCTTCGTCACCCTCGACGCGGCCCCCGGCGTCATGGGGGGGCACTACGTCATGCGCGACGCCTGGGGCAAGGCGGCGCAGGTGCCTGTTCCTCCCTTCCGCCTCGATGCGGGGGGCGAACGGGTCCTGAACTGA
- a CDS encoding M23 family metallopeptidase, translating into MSKLNFLRRGGRAVLAGALLLGGALAHYAAPLPLSAIAPPSRQFGLPFAGAPGPDTWLLGQGYGNTTGSYRQRRSTYGNLQGIHAGLDFSAPCGTPVRAIGDGRVAEVDGTHGSPPHNVVIDHAGNLSSLYGHLRVRSSVRVGQQVKRGQVIGESGDSQFTCVSAPHLHLELRDRSHQRFFNPVPYIAADWDTLALAGGFGRGYEYDLDQPRRWQTPDTQPGALRGGPLLNEFRRPWPPAPGGAR; encoded by the coding sequence ATGTCCAAGCTGAACTTTTTGCGGCGCGGCGGGCGGGCGGTCCTGGCGGGCGCCCTCCTGCTGGGCGGCGCGCTGGCCCACTACGCCGCGCCGCTGCCCCTGTCGGCCATCGCCCCGCCCTCGCGGCAGTTCGGCCTGCCTTTCGCGGGGGCGCCGGGGCCGGACACCTGGCTGCTGGGCCAGGGCTACGGCAACACCACGGGGTCCTACCGCCAGCGGCGCAGCACCTACGGCAACCTCCAGGGCATCCACGCGGGACTGGACTTCTCGGCGCCCTGCGGCACCCCGGTGCGCGCCATCGGGGACGGCCGGGTGGCCGAGGTGGACGGCACCCACGGCAGCCCGCCGCACAACGTCGTGATCGACCATGCGGGCAACCTCAGCAGCCTGTACGGGCACCTGCGCGTGCGCTCCTCCGTGCGGGTCGGGCAGCAGGTCAAGCGCGGGCAGGTCATCGGGGAGAGCGGCGACTCGCAGTTCACCTGCGTCAGCGCGCCGCACCTGCACCTGGAACTGCGCGACCGCTCGCACCAGCGCTTCTTCAACCCGGTGCCGTACATCGCCGCCGACTGGGACACGCTGGCGCTGGCCGGGGGCTTCGGGCGCGGCTACGAGTACGACCTCGACCAGCCCCGGCGCTGGCAGACCCCCGACACCCAGCCGGGCGCGCTGCGCGGCGGGCCGCTGCTCAACGAGTTCCGGCGGCCCTGGCCCCCCGCCCCCGGAGGCGCGCGGTGA
- a CDS encoding class I SAM-dependent RNA methyltransferase has product MSDALITLEIEKLVAGGLGLARDESGVVLVRGALPGERVTARLRAGKGVRQGDVVEVLRRSPDRVDGPELPTADLAFATYAAQLAFKRAFVEEALTRIAKVRHTVGETVPSPSEWHYRNTAQYLVTPQGLAYRERRGHGPQAFTQDPLVMEQIRAVAERLDPEHLDPATEVAFRASQLTGEVVAAIIGAGEPRQFLRASDHLMDSGVVGVSLAQPAGRRFSAGVRLIAGESEIREQFGRVQVSVSATGFAQVNPAAAGLAYVRAAELAGTGEHAVDLYGGAGAIARHLSPSFRRVTVLDSSSEALSRGRQDVALSGEKNVTYRSGDAARFSELGTDVIVVDPPRAGLEAEAREQIQASTADRLVYVSCDPATWARDVGEFARRGWKLGEVTPHDFYPQTSHVEIVSVLNR; this is encoded by the coding sequence ATGTCGGATGCTCTCATCACGCTGGAAATCGAGAAACTTGTAGCGGGAGGCCTGGGGCTGGCCCGTGACGAGTCCGGCGTGGTCCTGGTGCGCGGCGCGCTGCCCGGCGAACGCGTCACTGCCCGCCTGCGCGCCGGCAAGGGCGTGCGCCAGGGCGACGTCGTCGAGGTGCTGCGCCGCAGCCCTGACCGCGTGGACGGCCCCGAGCTGCCCACCGCCGATCTGGCCTTCGCCACCTACGCCGCGCAGCTCGCCTTCAAGCGGGCCTTCGTCGAAGAAGCGCTGACCCGCATCGCCAAGGTGCGGCACACGGTCGGCGAGACGGTGCCCAGCCCGAGCGAGTGGCACTACCGCAACACCGCGCAGTACCTCGTGACGCCGCAGGGCCTCGCCTACCGTGAGCGCCGGGGCCACGGCCCGCAGGCCTTCACGCAGGACCCGCTCGTCATGGAGCAGATCCGCGCGGTGGCCGAGCGCCTCGACCCCGAGCACCTCGACCCCGCGACCGAGGTGGCCTTCCGGGCCAGCCAGCTCACCGGCGAGGTCGTCGCGGCGATCATCGGGGCGGGCGAGCCCCGGCAGTTTTTGCGGGCCAGCGACCACCTCATGGACTCGGGCGTGGTCGGCGTGTCGCTGGCGCAGCCGGCCGGGCGGCGTTTCAGCGCGGGCGTGCGCCTCATCGCCGGCGAGAGCGAGATCCGCGAGCAGTTCGGGCGCGTGCAGGTGAGCGTGTCGGCCACCGGTTTCGCGCAGGTGAACCCGGCGGCGGCGGGTCTGGCCTACGTGCGCGCCGCCGAACTGGCGGGCACGGGCGAGCACGCCGTGGACCTGTACGGCGGGGCCGGGGCCATCGCGCGCCACCTTTCGCCGAGTTTCCGGCGCGTGACGGTGCTCGACAGTTCCTCCGAGGCGCTGTCGCGCGGGCGGCAGGACGTGGCCCTGAGCGGCGAGAAGAACGTCACCTACCGCAGCGGCGACGCGGCCCGTTTCTCGGAGCTGGGGACCGACGTGATCGTCGTGGACCCTCCGCGCGCCGGGCTGGAGGCCGAGGCCCGCGAACAGATTCAGGCTTCGACCGCCGACCGGCTGGTGTACGTCTCGTGTGACCCGGCCACCTGGGCGCGCGACGTGGGCGAGTTCGCGCGCCGGGGCTGGAAGCTGGGCGAGGTCACGCCGCACGACTTCTACCCCCAGACCTCGCATGTCGAGATCGTGAGCGTGCTCAACCGCTGA
- a CDS encoding DUF952 domain-containing protein, with the protein MGEYAPPSLGTQGFIHASRPDGQLLRVADFLYRGQPDLVVLLIAPERLRPELRWEAFEPGSDLFPHLYGPVNLDAVVAVLDFPPEPGGTFRLPGALRGP; encoded by the coding sequence GTGGGCGAGTACGCGCCCCCCAGCCTGGGCACGCAGGGCTTCATCCACGCCTCGCGGCCGGATGGACAGCTTCTACGGGTTGCCGACTTTCTGTACCGGGGCCAGCCGGACCTCGTGGTGCTGCTCATCGCTCCCGAGCGGCTGCGGCCAGAGCTGCGCTGGGAGGCATTCGAGCCGGGCAGTGACCTCTTCCCGCACCTCTACGGCCCGGTCAATCTGGACGCGGTGGTGGCGGTGCTGGACTTTCCCCCTGAACCGGGCGGCACGTTCCGGTTGCCCGGAGCGCTCCGGGGGCCGTGA
- a CDS encoding HD domain-containing protein, with product MNREQAYALMLDHTPSESLRRHMLNVEAAMRAYARHWAGLGEAADEETYAVAGLLHDFDYELHPDEHPAWGVAYLRGHTDTAPEVLDAIMGHAAFTGTPRTTRLSQTLFAVDELTGLVQAAALVRPDKDVRQVELSSLKKRFRNRAFAAGVNRDEVEQGARELGVDLDTHMTTVLRAMQDMTPDA from the coding sequence ATGAACCGCGAGCAGGCCTACGCCCTGATGCTGGACCATACGCCCTCCGAGTCGCTGCGGCGGCATATGCTGAACGTCGAGGCGGCGATGCGCGCCTATGCCCGCCACTGGGCCGGCCTCGGCGAGGCGGCGGACGAGGAGACCTACGCCGTCGCCGGGCTGCTGCACGACTTCGACTACGAGCTGCACCCGGACGAGCACCCGGCCTGGGGCGTGGCGTACCTGCGGGGGCACACCGACACGGCCCCCGAGGTCCTCGACGCGATCATGGGGCACGCGGCCTTCACGGGGACGCCGCGCACCACCCGGCTCTCGCAGACGCTGTTCGCCGTGGACGAGCTGACCGGGCTGGTGCAGGCCGCCGCCCTCGTGCGCCCCGACAAGGACGTGCGGCAGGTCGAGCTGAGCAGCCTGAAAAAGCGCTTCAGGAACCGGGCCTTCGCCGCCGGGGTCAACCGCGACGAGGTCGAGCAGGGCGCGCGCGAGCTGGGCGTGGACCTCGACACCCACATGACGACCGTCCTGCGGGCCATGCAGGACATGACCCCGGACGCTTGA
- a CDS encoding M42 family metallopeptidase: MSQSSEYINREFLFALLSQAAPSGAERRAADVWKKEAATFARVSEDHYGNVYAELGPEDAPAVALMGHLDEIGLIVSYVGDEGFLSVLPVGGWDPQVLVGQRIRLLAPGGDLIGVIGKKAIHVMDADERTKASKLEDLWIDVGLSKEEAQAQIPVGTYGVIEQGPVMVGGKVVSRALDNRVGAFIVLEALRALKDTDLKHRVVAVGTTQEEIGLFGAQLSGHRLDPIAGIAVDVTHETRQPGVSEKKYGVAPFGSGANLTVGPMQSPALLRRLTDAAKAEGIPYTLSATGRYSGTDADALALVRSGVPTAVVSIPNRYMHSPSEMVDERDVKACTDIIAAGVRALEAQPDFGR, from the coding sequence ATGAGCCAAAGCAGTGAATACATCAACCGCGAGTTTCTTTTCGCGCTGCTCTCGCAGGCCGCCCCCAGCGGGGCCGAGCGCCGCGCCGCCGACGTGTGGAAAAAGGAGGCCGCGACCTTCGCCCGCGTGAGCGAGGACCACTACGGCAACGTGTACGCCGAACTCGGCCCCGAGGACGCGCCCGCCGTCGCCCTGATGGGCCACCTCGACGAGATCGGCCTGATCGTCTCCTACGTCGGCGACGAGGGCTTCCTGAGCGTGCTGCCGGTGGGCGGCTGGGACCCGCAGGTGCTCGTGGGCCAGCGCATCCGGCTGCTCGCGCCCGGCGGCGACCTCATCGGCGTGATCGGCAAGAAGGCGATTCATGTCATGGACGCCGACGAGCGCACCAAGGCCAGCAAGCTCGAGGACCTGTGGATCGACGTGGGCCTGAGCAAGGAAGAGGCCCAGGCGCAGATTCCGGTCGGCACCTACGGCGTCATCGAGCAGGGGCCGGTCATGGTGGGCGGCAAGGTGGTCAGCCGCGCGCTCGACAACCGCGTGGGCGCGTTCATCGTGCTCGAAGCCCTGCGGGCGCTGAAGGACACCGACCTCAAGCACCGCGTGGTCGCCGTGGGCACCACCCAGGAGGAGATCGGGCTGTTCGGCGCGCAGCTCAGCGGGCACCGTCTGGACCCCATCGCCGGCATCGCCGTGGACGTGACGCACGAGACCAGGCAGCCCGGCGTGAGCGAGAAGAAGTACGGCGTGGCCCCCTTCGGCTCGGGCGCGAACCTGACGGTCGGGCCGATGCAGAGCCCCGCCCTGCTGCGCCGCCTGACCGACGCCGCAAAGGCCGAGGGCATTCCCTACACCCTCTCGGCCACCGGGCGCTACAGCGGCACCGACGCCGACGCGCTGGCGCTGGTGCGCTCGGGCGTGCCGACCGCCGTGGTCAGCATTCCCAACCGCTACATGCACAGCCCCAGCGAGATGGTGGACGAGCGCGACGTGAAGGCCTGCACCGACATCATCGCGGCGGGCGTGCGCGCGCTGGAGGCGCAGCCGGACTTCGGGCGCTGA
- the ispF gene encoding 2-C-methyl-D-erythritol 2,4-cyclodiphosphate synthase: MTSSSLPGPDRAPLAYRIGYGEDAHRLARPEDGGRPLVLGGVQVPSERGAVAHSDGDAALHAVADALLSGLALGDIGQYFPDTAAEWRGMDSRVILERALGLVQERGYAPLNVALVVTLDRPKLGPLRAEIARSLAALLALPGGEVGVSFKTSEGLAPDHVQTRVTVLLGRLEPGDADV, translated from the coding sequence ATGACCTCTTCTTCCCTCCCCGGCCCCGACCGCGCCCCGCTCGCCTACCGGATCGGGTACGGCGAGGACGCCCACCGCCTGGCCCGGCCGGAAGACGGCGGCCGACCCCTGGTCCTGGGCGGCGTACAGGTGCCGTCCGAGCGCGGCGCGGTGGCGCATTCGGACGGCGACGCCGCGCTGCACGCCGTGGCCGACGCCCTGCTCTCGGGCCTCGCGCTGGGCGACATCGGGCAGTATTTTCCCGACACGGCCGCCGAGTGGCGCGGCATGGATTCGCGCGTGATCCTGGAGCGGGCGCTGGGGCTGGTGCAAGAACGCGGCTACGCGCCCCTGAACGTGGCGCTGGTCGTGACCCTGGACCGCCCCAAACTGGGGCCGCTGCGCGCCGAGATCGCCCGGTCGCTCGCGGCGCTGCTGGCCCTGCCCGGGGGCGAGGTCGGCGTGAGCTTCAAGACCTCCGAGGGGCTGGCCCCCGACCACGTGCAGACGCGGGTCACGGTGCTGCTGGGCCGGCTGGAGCCGGGAGACGCGGATGTCTGA
- a CDS encoding SDR family oxidoreductase, with product MGKVWFITGTSRGFGYEWADAALERGDRVAATARDAASLHGLVEKYGDAVLPLTLDVNSREAAFAAVRQAHDHFGRLDVIVNNAGYGQFGLIEELSEAEVRDQFETNVFGALWVTQAALPFLRAQGSGHIIQVSSIGGISAFGGIGIYNASKWALEGFSQALATEVRPLGISVTLIEPGGFDTDWGGSSARHAQPLDAYAEVHEQMRQARASRVAAPGDPQATRGPILKIVDAAEPPLRVFFGEAPLAIATRDYESRLALWREWQPVALEAQGGAKAD from the coding sequence ATGGGCAAGGTCTGGTTCATCACGGGAACGTCGCGGGGCTTCGGATACGAGTGGGCCGATGCGGCGCTGGAGCGGGGCGACCGTGTGGCGGCGACGGCCCGCGACGCGGCGAGCCTGCACGGGCTGGTCGAGAAGTACGGCGACGCGGTGCTGCCCCTCACGCTGGACGTGAACAGCCGCGAGGCGGCCTTCGCGGCCGTGCGGCAGGCCCACGACCATTTCGGTCGCCTGGACGTGATCGTGAACAACGCGGGGTACGGCCAGTTCGGGCTGATCGAGGAACTGAGCGAGGCCGAGGTCCGCGACCAGTTCGAGACGAACGTGTTCGGGGCGCTGTGGGTCACGCAGGCGGCGCTGCCCTTCCTGCGGGCGCAGGGCAGCGGCCACATCATCCAGGTGTCGAGCATCGGGGGCATCAGTGCCTTCGGGGGCATCGGCATCTACAACGCCTCCAAGTGGGCGCTGGAGGGCTTCAGCCAGGCGCTGGCGACCGAGGTGCGGCCCCTGGGCATCTCCGTGACCCTCATCGAGCCGGGCGGCTTCGACACCGACTGGGGCGGCAGCTCGGCCCGGCACGCGCAGCCGCTGGACGCCTATGCCGAGGTCCACGAGCAGATGCGCCAGGCCCGCGCGTCCCGCGTCGCGGCCCCCGGCGATCCGCAGGCCACGCGCGGGCCCATCCTCAAGATCGTGGACGCCGCCGAGCCGCCCCTGCGCGTGTTCTTCGGCGAAGCGCCGTTGGCCATTGCCACCCGCGACTACGAGAGCCGCCTCGCCCTGTGGCGCGAGTGGCAGCCCGTGGCCCTGGAAGCCCAGGGCGGCGCGAAGGCGGACTGA